From the Ciconia boyciana chromosome 6, ASM3463844v1, whole genome shotgun sequence genome, the window ATCTCAACATTCATTATCTCCGAGTACAATAAAAACCACAGTTAACATTTTAACAGTACCGAGTGGATGCTGGACACTCAACTTCTGTTTAGTCTTAACATTTAAGTGCATATCTGACATTCCTCCTGTAAATAGCTCCCTGTAGGACCCCAAGCTGTTCTGACCCGTAGAATATTTACAGTACAGCACCTGGTTTTCAGATTGTGCTCTTGCACTCAAATTGTCTCTCTGCAGCATGACTGCAGGCAGGTCCTGGCTCACATGATGGCCACCATCTTTGCCAAACTGTCAACCCACCCACTGCAGACCTATTAAAACCAAGTTCCCTTACAAAGATTCAACCTTTTATCTCTTCTGTGACTTGCTTGCAGAAAGAGACTGTaacacagacacagaaatacACAGGTGATTCCCATGAGAAATCAAGAAAGCCTCACTGCTTGCAAACACTGATCCTTGCTCAGTGCAAACTAGAGCTACAAACTAAATGTCTGCTGTGACAGTCAtaacatttaggaaaaatatgGTGTTGTGTGAGGAGGAAACACCACTGAATTCCACCCAATTGCTTTACAGGGTGTAAAATGATGAGGAACATGCCACAGGACTAGCAGCTCAACAATGAGCAACACAAGACTCACAAGGTATGTCTGTCCTTTAGGAGACTATGGCTATTGACACacaaagataagaaaaagaaagtagcCACCAGCCTCctcaaagaattaaaaaagactTGCTGCAGCTTGGTTCTagtgaaaaaaagactgataaaTGTTCTCTTCAGTTAACCTGTTGGCTACAATGTCTGCTGTTGCTTTATCCCCTCTGTTTCACCCACTTCAAATTGGTCCACACAGTCCCTAGCAGTTTAGGCATCTACAAGAAAGCAACACAGAGAATTGCAAGCCTTTTCAAAGCCACGCCTTTTACGACAGTAGGAAAAGCAGAACCAGCTTTTCTTATTGTGTCTTTTGCAGCAATTAGTTAGATGTAGCAATCTCAtgtcatctttttctttgcacagaTATGGTTTCCATCACAACTGAAAATGTTACACAGCTTTACAACATCATGGCCACCCAGGAGCTCACAGTCAGTCCGACAAATTTCCACAATAATTCGGGACTGCTTAATCCATATGAATGTATTGATTATATTAATTCAGATGTATGGAAATGGCTACAGGATTTTCAGCCCGGATTCCTCTGGTTTATATTTATTCTGGGAGCAATAGAAAATTCCTTTGTCCTCATAGTCCTGTGTTTCCACAAGAGTCACTGCACAGTAGCTGAAATTTACCTAGCAAACATGGCACTTGCTGACCTAATGTTAGTCTGTGCTTTACCTTTCTGGGCcattaatatttctaataaGTTTCAGTGGCCCTTTGGCCTGTTCCTCTGTAAAGCTGTCAACATAATGAGTAACATGAACTGTTATTCTAGCATTTATTTCCTGACACTAGTGAGCATCGACCGCTATCTGGCCTTGGTGAAAACTATGTCTCTTGGACGGATGCGACGAACTGTCTATGCCAAATGGAGTAGCTTTGTAGTCTGGATGTGTGCGTTGCTCATATGTTCACCTACAATGGTGTTCCGAAATTTACAGTATTACAAAGAATACAACATCACAGCCTGCGGTCTTGTTTATCCAGCCAGCTACTGGGAGCCTGCAAACAACTGTTTGCTGAATATTGTGGGCTTTGTGATCCCAGTCTGTATAATTACCTATTGCACTACGCAAATCATCAAAGCCTTACGAAGTAGTGAGCTACAAAACCTGAAGTTAGTCCAGACAGAGAGGAGAGCCACTGCGCTGGTCCTTGCTGTGCTCTTGCTGTTCATCGTTTGCTGGCTTCCATTCCAGATCAGCACTTTCATCGACACAATCCGTTTCCTCGTACCCACTTTGAAATGCCTGGAAGAAATCAATGACGTAGTGACCCAGGTAGCTACGTACTGTGCCTTTAGCAACAGCTGTTTGAATCCAGTCCTGTATGTAATTGTTGGGAAGCACTTCCAGAAGAAGGCTGTGGAATTCTACAAGGACTTGTTTCCAAAGAGGTGCAGCAAACCACAGTCTGTGCAGATGGAAAACTCCCTGGACACTTTAAGAACTTCCATTTCAAGTGAATACCCAaggaaaaagtctgttttcccaTCACCACGGTAGCACAATTTGTTCACTACAGGAGAAAAGCCTTCTAACATATCAGTCTCCACTAATATCCATCTGCTACTGGTCCACAGAATAAACATGCAGTGGTATTCATCATCTGTGGGAAAACAACAGTTAGATCTTAATGGAAACTCCATACAGAGACCTGCTTCTAATGTTATTGGACATTCATGATTGAATCCTACTTTGTAGCATACTTACATTTTCATGGCTGAATAATATTTGATGCATGTatcatttgaaatgtttgcatttctaaGGTGTACATACAGTTCTCCGAATAGAGCCCCGGTATAGAAGCTATTGTCAGGATTGTGTAACTACTTACGGTACCCATACAGTTTGTTAGACTAGATTTTTGATAGGAGGGTTTTGTATTTGAGCAAGTTCTGGTAAATGAATCCTGTAGGACTATCATTAAATGGATGTTTTAGGTGTGGCCACCTTCTGGGCTTTTACTTTCTCTGTTCAGTCATCCGAAACTATTTTGATTGTTTGATTGACAAGTTGTGCCTTTTTGCAACTGCTCTGCACCTGCTAGTTACAGGTTTACATCAGCTTGTACGTATGGAAAGTAGCTCAAAAAAGGTAAAGCAGTAGCAGAAGGaaggctgcagccagctgcatGAAGTTAGCTGAGTTTTCTTTGTAGCAGGAGATTCTTTACCCCTTCTGCATCAAGGTAAAAGCATTCACTTGCTCCTTTTGAGTGAGTGAATGTTATTTACATTCATACCTACACTTCAGCTCAGAGACTTAGTTTTTAAGATTCACAAAGcataattaatatttgtaatgTTATTTAATGGAAACATAAAAGCT encodes:
- the BDKRB2 gene encoding B2 bradykinin receptor, whose translation is MVSITTENVTQLYNIMATQELTVSPTNFHNNSGLLNPYECIDYINSDVWKWLQDFQPGFLWFIFILGAIENSFVLIVLCFHKSHCTVAEIYLANMALADLMLVCALPFWAINISNKFQWPFGLFLCKAVNIMSNMNCYSSIYFLTLVSIDRYLALVKTMSLGRMRRTVYAKWSSFVVWMCALLICSPTMVFRNLQYYKEYNITACGLVYPASYWEPANNCLLNIVGFVIPVCIITYCTTQIIKALRSSELQNLKLVQTERRATALVLAVLLLFIVCWLPFQISTFIDTIRFLVPTLKCLEEINDVVTQVATYCAFSNSCLNPVLYVIVGKHFQKKAVEFYKDLFPKRCSKPQSVQMENSLDTLRTSISSEYPRKKSVFPSPR